The genomic stretch ttttggcacttatcatttGGTGTTTGTGTTTATGTGTAATGCAAACCTAGAAACCCCAAATATATAAAAGCCTTTGGAGACTATACACCACACAATCTTTGTCACAGAATGTTCCGTAGATATATCCACGGAAGGATCATAGATTTCTgcgttctgtagatgcatctacggtaaaCACCTTGAATTTTTAACGTAAcacccttccgtagatgcatctacggaagtttccCTGCTATTTTTTTAGCAGAACAGAAGACAGTAAGCAGCAGTTTTGGTAAAGGGCGTAGGAAACACAAAACCTAAACAATTTGAAACACATACACACcaacacacaaacacacaaacacaaaaacacaaaaaaagatCATATTGCAATGTTATAGAGTGCACATATTAAATTTTGAAACTAGATGAATACATCAAAAGAACTGTCgccggctaaatctattggtggttctaattttgacttttttgcAATCGAGATTTTATCGatattcttcaatcttttgaattcATGCATCCTATCAACAAATACATTCGACCACGTATCGGCAAGTGCGGTATGATGAAGATTCCATTCCGGTGACGTAGGTCGTATGGGGCATcccggtttcaagtaaacttgtacaaaatgaCGCGATTCGGCGAGCCATCCAACACATATAATACGATCAATTGGATATGGAGAAGGTGCAGTTCGGAGCGGAAAAAAGGTTTCCGAAAAACCATAACGCGTCAAGTCAATGTATACCATGTCATATGCGCATGCAATAAGATGACCCATTTTCGGGAACCTCATCCAATGCGAAACCGGTGCGTAGGCCCCCCCCAAGGAACAAGAGCTTCGTTTACCGATGCAAATTTGTTTTCGTCGCCAAATACCCGCATGTACGAGTCTTTATGGTTCACCAACTCTTCGATAATATCACGACGGACAACCTCATGGGCATCCTCTCCCTTACCAAGCAAAGCCGATACGGCCTAGAATCCGCAATTACCGTCCCCGCCACATTGACGATCCGGTCGATGTATTTATGCATAAAAACCGGCATCTAATCAATTAATGGAATTTTTGGAGCAATTTGTACCTCTTCGATTGATGGAGCAATAGGTGTCGGAATCGAAGTCGAAACTTGCGGAACTTGCGATGGAATAGGTGTCGGAGGCGGTTTGCTTAAGCGAGCTCCCTTGTTTGAACTCTTTTGAGATTTTTGCGATTTCGGAGTAGGTGAGTCGGGAAAGCGTTTGTCGACGTGATCATAATATGAAGGAGACCGTGTTGTCGAGTTGTCATTTGGCGTAGACTTCACTTTCTTCGGAGCACCCTTTTTCTTAACGGGTTGAGCCGGCAGTTTCATGTCGGTTGGTTCAAGAAATCCAATCCTCCGCAACTGTTCTTTGATGTATAATTTCGTGTTGTCATCGACCTTCGAAAACCTATCTTGTATCGCCTCCAATTCAAAAATGATAGAGATATTCTAATCTTCTTTgatacaaccatcatcatcaaaactaagtctctTCCAATGAGGAGTGATTTCATTCATTGTTATTGGCTCACCTAATCTCACCTTTTTAGCAATAGCACAAGCACACGGGAGACCATACATGATAGTAATAGTGCAACCACACTTTGCGCTATCGCCACCAATTGTTTCACCTCGATTCGCCTCGTGACAGATATAATTCAATCCGGCTCTAGACACATTGCTGATCAATTGAGAGTAAAGGATGTTGTTCTTAAATAGATGCTCCAAAACTGtaatgctccgaccgaacgagGTTTGTATTTTGTTGTGTTGGTTCGAAATCATATGATTTATGGCATCCCATGCTTTACACAAATCACCCTTGCTATCACACAACCAATTTTTCAAAGTAGCATGTGTCGACTCAACTCTAttggtggttgtattcccaaGGTGTCGGACCTTATCAGTTCACGCACAAACAAACTTCTCCTTACTTTGTCAAGAATAATGCTTTCAATATATTTCAATAAATCGGGATATTTTCACATATTTTCCGAAATTGCAATACGACATTGACATACAATTCTTTTGTCGACAAACTTGCAATACGCGCCCATGCATCTATTATTTTGTCAACAATCACTCTGGGCTTCACCGCTTTCTTACCTTCGATCGCTACTTATTTCGTCCCCACAGCgagtttaaccttacttctcacattacatgaTGTGTGATATTGACAAAGTAATGCATCagaagaaggaaatacctttgAAACCTCATTCATCAAAGTGGGGTCGTGGTCCATAACAATTGCCTTAGGCATctcgattttttttaaaagtgagcgacacacctctaatgcccacctaaaattatcctctttttcacactccaaaaaagcaaagtCAACGGCAAATATCTTCTCGGTGGATGTAACACCGACCATCTCGAATAATGGGAgtcgatacttgttggtcttgtaggtagaatcgagaaGGAGCACTGTCGAgaaagtgttgaacaactttatggaatccggatgagtccaaaaaatatctcggacCGTAACCTCGTCATCGCAATTTCTGTACTGCACCAcgtatttgttatcatccaacatTTTCAACAATTGTTGCATCTCGCTCCTATCTCCCCTACCCGCCTTTTTATTGCGGTACCGTTGATTATACACTTGTCTTATATTTGATATGTTGTCGGGTTCCTTCCTTTTCAttgtggcaagtatatttttcggttggacaaaattcaaggacatgtctttaatagatgccttctcaaccgaatcgagttGACATGCCACCAGGTGGCCTTGTAATTTTGCGCACAagtcatggttatgcaaaccacaaacAACAGAGCATCTCCACTTCGTGCTAGCCAACATGTAACAACGAATTTTAAATGGACACGCATTTTCTAGTAcccgtgtcgtctcttttaaaattctttagaggaggatggtatttcccgcttctttcaCACAATATTGTTACAAACGGGTTTCTTCTTTCCATACCATTATCCGATCTTCTTATCACCACATTAAAACCAAGGTTAGTTgcattcctacgaatccatgttagcatgctttcacgatcatcaaagtcTTGCTTGCTACTAAAATCACCTCCGACATCTACCACATTTGCGACTACCTCGTCGATACTCGTACAAACATAGACTAAAGTAGCTAATTCTCTTGAaatattatcggggtgcaccatacctattttgtcaaaataacacAGAATTACAAAATGTTGGAAAAAATTGCAGGGactattccgtagatgcatctacggaagtgttcatcttcaacacgttccgtagatggatctacggaagctaCATAACTTTTCTACAGTAAAAAAATTTGATAATGTGAACAATGTATTGGTTGAAAGTGATTATTTACCCGAAATTCAGTATCTttttgctccctttgatttgttgcaccaaaaagtttgaGTGTTGGAGTGAAATAGGGTATTGATGATGTAGGATTTTTAGGGTGTGGAAAATGaaaagtttgaagaaatgaaacaatgggggagtgatcatgctggttcaaactatattAGACACTTTCGTAGATGGATCTACAGAACAATGCGGCGCTAAGagattccgtagatgcacctacggaaacaTCCCTGAACTGATTTTATGTGTATTTTTCCCTCATATACACTAGTTTATTACGCTTCCGTAAATGGATCTACGGAAGGAAtcaaaatttttcaaattttggggTGTTTCCAGACGTGCATCTGCGAAAGATGGaggcaaaaatgaaattttacgTAGTGTATAAGATATCCATGGAGTTGGTTGAAAAATAGTCTATATTTTTAGGTGTATAACCATTTGTTTATTTATGTGtaatttcttaaatttatttataaaaaagaagTTGTAAAGATTATCTTTAACAAAAAATTtgataaatgataaaatattttatagagaATATGTTAGGATAATTAATAAACTAGTTGATATATGATacattaattaatcaaatttgtagtatttaataaaattaatttataattaaaaaatataagataacataaaaaatgtttaattaatattatctttagattataattgagagaaaaaaatttataaagtttAAATTATTAGTTacttagtttataaaaaaatacacattaataatttaaaaaaattaaagaaaaattattataaaacatatttattttgtGCATATGAGCTAGTACTAAGTTATCCACTTCTATTATTGAATCCAATTATAGGGTATTCTTGTtgtggataataataataatagatccCAATCTTTTTGACCTTTCACTAGGCCAtttagaaaattcaaattttagggtAAACGCTACTAGCCTTTAGTTGTGCATTCCATGAATAGGGTCCCATTTATCTTTAATTTTGATATTGCCCTTTCTTGTAAGGATCATTGAGACAATTATGAAGGAGGAAAATGTGCATTGGTGTGACCTTTCACCTGTCAAGATTAAGATACATGATTCACATCCAAACGTTGTGCATCAACCACTTACTAAGAATTAAAAAAACTCAAATGAACAAGTTTTCAAAGTCTTGGTACTTGTTGTCTTGCGAATGATTCCTAGGACAATTTGAATGAAGGAAAAACACAAGCGCAATTTTGCTCAACATTTGACCATATGCCGGACAAACATTTAACTAAGCAATCTTGATTAAGTTGCTATACCTTCAACttcaactatatatatatatatatatatatatatatatatatatatatatatatatatatatatatatatatatatatatatatatatatatatatatatatatatatatatatatatatatatatatatatatatatatatataggtttaATTACACTTTTcccaaaattagtttttattttcttcCTCTTTCAAAGTTAGAGATTCAACATTTTCATTCAATCGTGTTTTACTCTTCACGATCATTCCTTCATTGATTTTCAATTCATAAAAGAGTTGTGGATAAACATCAAAGTTGATTTTATAAAAGAGCTTCAAgtttttgttgtgaattcaatgtcaAAAATAAAGTATAACACAaggaaaaaattaagaaaaaagaagaagaagaacacaagaattgttataactgttattcttttattttctctttgaaaacaagattacaagtttacaagaataacaaataacctctctcaccctaaattaggatttgttgtatgcaatgatgagagactagtatgctatttataataaaacctaacatactaactaatgggctttttccacaaggcctacTACACAAGTTAACTTAATaagcaagctaacttaacaaattagggtttaaacactaaaacctagcatcttcgacaccagcatgtgaacaaccttcgacttcatgcttaatcttgtcgaaccaagaagctaccctacgaccatactagagttcgatccaatatctcacactttCAAATCAAAGTCGAGTTTTTCAGGGTtatgaaaaaaaactatttaaacgGAAAAATCATAAAAGGAGTAAATTGTTTATTTTTGGTTTCAGTACCAAAGTGAAATAATCCGACAAAGATATCAAACTATAGGACTATGTTTGGATATTGTAAAACGAACAAAGTGAAAGCAAAAAGGAGCAAAGCAGGATGAAACGAAACAGAATAATGGAAAGTGGAATTTCTGTAATTTCACAATTGTATTTTATACATTTTCAATAATAACTACCTCACTATATTGTGACCTTATACTACTTGAGTTAGTTACACATTTTGTAACTACCTTCTAACCCCCTTAATTACTTTACTTTCTATTACTCCCCCACAAACTTAAGGTTATTTGAGACAAAGAAATTCGAGTTTGCTACACTAACTTTGAAATGCAGTTGTATCGAGCGGTTTGGTCAGCGTGTGCGTAATTTGTGCATGAGCAAGAATGTGTTTAACAAGCAGCAACTTTTCCACTACACATTCCCGAACATAATGAATATCTAGTTCGAGTGTGCATGTGTGAAGAACTAGATTATGTGAGAGAAGGCCCACGCTCAAATGATCACAGAGCAGTGTATGAGGAAGAAAAACGATATGTAACTTAGACAGCAAGGATTCAATCCAAAGTAAATCAGATGTAGTATAAGTTAGACTATGATAGTCAGCTTATATGCTTGATCAAGTCACAAGAGGTTGCTTTTTCGAGCTCCAACAAAACTTTGACCAAAGAAGACACAAGAACTCGAAATGGAACGTCTATCATCTAGGACACTTGCCTAACCAGAATCGCTATAGGCACGAAGAGTGAACATGTGATCCACAAGTGATGGTGTGAGAAGAAGGTCGTGAGAGGTAATACCAACTTAAGATACATTCAACTGCTACCCAGTGAATTTCAAGAGGGATAGACATAAACTGGCAGGCTTTATTGATAAAGAAAGTGATATCAGGCCTTGTTAGTGTGACATATTGAAGGGCTCCAACAATGGACATATATAGACTAGGATCTTGAAAGACATCAGTGTCATTCTTACTTAGTTACATTAACTCAGCATTGGGGTAGGGACACCCTTTGATTTAGGCATATTTGCTATAATCAATAGATCATGCACATACTTGTGTTGAGTGAGTAAAAGGGAACACTTTGTTtgatgcagaaccttaattcttAGAAAGTAAACAGGTTTGCCTAACATTTTAAAGGCAAATTTATCATGAAGTTTGTGAATAAGATCATGAACTAGTTTGGACGAGGAGCCAGTTACTAGAATATAATCTACATATACTAAGAAATACATGCATATACCTTGGGAAGAATATATCAAAATGGTGTGATCACACTTACTATGAGTGAAACCAAACTGAATGAGGGCATGTGAAAGTTTGTCATATCAAGCTCCAGGAGCTTGTTTTAGCCCATATAGAGTTTTATTAAGTTTTCAAACCAAGCTTTTGTCACTGGAAACAAACCCTAGAGAATGTtgcataaattttttttcttgtaaGATCACATTTAAGAAGGCATTGTTGATATCTATTTGTTAAAGTTCCCATTTATGTGTGATGGCTAGTTTGAGAAGAACTCTAATGCTAGTAGATTTTGAAGGTtagaaaaatacacaagaaggGGAGTTGAATTATGTATTTAGTAAACTTTTGCTTCTAAGAACAAGAACTTCTGAATCTGGCCAAGTTCAGATTTAGAGTAAGAGTAAGTAGCAGTGAAAAGATTAAATGCAGAAGCAATAAGTAAAAGCCCATACAAAAATTATCATGGTTCCTCTCCAACCGAGAGTAGTGCAGTCCCATTGTCTTACAAGAGATTTTTCACtatcagaacctgattacaaCCAACTTAGACACACCCATCCAAGACTTTCTTGCTCAATCACACCTGAAAGAGAATTCATTTCCTAGACACACCAGTCCAGGACTTCTTTGCTCAATCAAACCTGAAAGAGAATTCCTTTCCTAAACACACCGGTTTAAGACTTTCTTGCTCAATCAAACCTGAAAGAGATTTCCTTGCCTAAACACACCAGTTCAGGACTTTATAGATTCTAAAAAAATGTTTAGGATTATAACAAGTTGTATttgatatacaatcagaggtACAAAGAATACAGCACAAGAAAAAACCTGGTTACTTGAGATTTCTAAGATATACAAGAGTAAGAAATCTCAAGTTTATGAGCAATACAACAAATATGTACAAAAGCTTGGTGATCAAATCGATTCTAGTTTGTTGTAGTTTATTGTTGTCTAATGGTGTATCTTCCTTAGAATCTTCAGTTTCTTATATAAAGGTAAGAAAAGAGTCGTTGGAGGATAACTTGCACAAGTATCTTTGCTGAAGAAGCAATTTCCAAGAGAAAGACGTTGCGAGTTGGTACGGTTAGGATATTCATCTTCTGAATAATCTCTTTATCCATTGTGTCTTTATCAAGTAAGGCGACCATAGGCATGATAGAGTAGACTGAAGAAATCATGTCAAATAGCCTTAGGCCTTGTGCTAGAATCCCtagttgactttttcaataaTTCTGGCAGTTGACAAGATGGAGCTGCTTTACATATAGATATGTGTTATACTATGTTTTTAGCTCAATAGAGGCTGAGTCACCAAACACTGAGGTTCTACGTGAGAGACGGTTTATATGATAAATAAGCCAGTgagattaaattaaatattaagtttATGCTTTCCAAGTTTTAGCACTCATCAAGACTAGTATTGAATAATGTAGGTTTCGTCTAACGCGAAGTGCATGTTTTATATTAGTAAGGTGTGATGGGATAAATGTAATATCCAACTGCTAAAACATTGGGTCAAACTTAACTAAACAAATTGTAATTAGATTATATACGTTTAGAAGCAAGAGTTGGGAATGGTCCATATGATGGATTAGAATAAGGAGTTATTCACCCAACTGATAATATTCGAGAATTGTATTAGATACAATTGGAAGGAGTTCCTACCTAAATAAATGAGTTTTGTGTAATCAGCCTAACGCTGACTTAAAACGAAGTGAAATATGGATCTCGATCCACTAGGAAATCTTCCAACGGGATTTTCCAAATCAAATGATGAGGTCATTTGATTTGAGTAAAATAATGGGAGCATATTTAATTAAAGGCCTAATTGAATATGTTTTAACGATACTGATATCTTCACAATCTTTATGTAGATTACCATGACTTAAAACATCTCTAACAACATGTTGCGAACAATTCTTGACAAAGAAAAATTGTCTGGGACAAATTTTCTGGATTAACATCGAAAATTGAGGATTGTCCTCAAACATGACAAAAAGTTGTATGTCTTAGAGACACCCGTTCCTGAATAGGAACCTCCTAGTTCTGCTCCTAAGGATGAAggagatgcttataagaagcacGTCGGTGATGCCAATGAAACTTCTTACCTCATGCTGACTATCATTAAATTGGAATTGTAGAAGCAACATGAGAACATGGCATCATTCGATATGATCAAACACCTAAATATGCTTTATCAAGAGCAAGCAAGGCATGAGAAGTTTGAAGTTTCAAAAACCCTTTTTCATATCAAGTTAGTCGAGGGAACCCCTGTAGGTCCCCATGTATTTAAGATGATTGGGTATATGGAAAACCTTGAAAGGTCGGGGTTTCCCCTCAGAAGGGAACTTGCGACTGATTTGATCTTGCAATGGTTGCTAGAGAGCTCAAGTCAATTTGTCCTCAATTTCAACATGAATGATATGGACAAAAGTCTTCAAGAACTGCTAAGCATGTTAAGAACCCCTTAAGATCCTTAAATCTTGGAACAATATAAGTTTCTTAAGATGTCTCAacatccaattttagaaacttatGTACAGTTGAAGATCAAATCACTTGTTCTggattaaatcttcttgacctacGAAAAATAACTGAGATATGTCCAAAAGGAATCtcgcaaaatcaaataaaaaatgtcaagAATTAAAACAGCTTGTACTGATGATCTGGTACAATATGTCACAACATCTGTCTTCAATGAACCTGACCAAGATGTTAGAACATCTTTCATAACATCTTCGtgtgaaccatgttttagcaaaattgatgCCAATCCTAAAACCATGGTACTAACAAATTTCCTGAGTAATGGTTGGAGAGACAACTTGATAACTAAGATTCcaaattttgagattttttaaCACGTTCTTTTTAAATCAAGGCCACAAGATATGAGTTGTAATACCAACTTTAAAAAAGAAAGAGTTAATCTAAGTTGTTATGTATTTACAATATTTGATCACAATAAATCCCTTAAACTATAATGATTAATATAAGTGCAACAACATTATTtcagcattatatatatatatatatatatatatatatatatatatatatatatatatatatatatatatatatatatatatatatatatatatatatatatatcacttgaGATTTATATGAGAGTGAGAGGTATAGATAACGACCGTTTGATTAAAATAAACACTTGAGATTTAATATTTCGTTTAAATTATCCATGCGATCCTTTTTTTCTCAACTGTTTTTagttgaaaaaaaaagaggatCACATGACGAGATATTAAATCTCAACCGTTTATTTTAATCAAACGGTTGTAATTTCTTCCTCTCACTCTCATATAAGATTACCTTTTCTCACTAGACacactccatatatatatatatatatgaaaaagaaaatcaaCAATATCTCAACATTAACTAAGAAGCGGAGAGTTTTGCAGATTTAAATCTCACTGTCGCATATCAAATTTTTTTATAggcaaaataatatataaaagaaaagggGGATAAAAGTCAATGAAAAAAAGGCACAAAATGTACCAAAAAgactaaaacaataaaaaataacaaacaaagaaagaaaaaatatacaAGAAAACAAGACCCCAACGACAAGATGTTAGGGAACGACCGAAGAGACAAAAATCTCCTACAAAACACCCACTCAACGCAACAACACCCAACCGATCATCTAATTAGAACTCAGATCGCCAGACCCACCATCAGTAGGCTAAGAGAGCCGAAGCAACATTGAAATCACTAAACACCTCTGACACATGTCAGAG from Vicia villosa cultivar HV-30 ecotype Madison, WI unplaced genomic scaffold, Vvil1.0 ctg.000010F_1_1, whole genome shotgun sequence encodes the following:
- the LOC131621652 gene encoding uncharacterized protein LOC131621652; the encoded protein is MGHLIACAYDMVYIDLTRYGFSETFFPLRTAPSPYPIDRIICVGWLAESRHFVQVYLKPGCPIRPTSPEWNLHHTALADTWSNVFVDRMHEFKRLKNIDKISIAKKSKLEPPIDLAGDSSFDVFI